The region TGCTAAGTAATAGAAGGGAGACAAATATACAAGAATGCATCTGCTAAAGCTTTCCTTGTGATTATAAATGGACTGGTGaatgtattgtttttatctgtaaagtgaccttgagtgttgAGAAaggcgctttataaataaaatgtattattaatattattattattataacatttttaacaatttcCTCTTTAAAAGCCACTCTGTTGTTTTGTGGCTATATTATTTAAACACTGTAAACTCTTAGGGAAGGAACATCACAGCAATGCAAAGAAAATTTAAGTAGAAAGTCACATTATTTGTACCTTTCCATCTTTGCCTCGGGTTTCTGGCTCTGTCTCTTGTAAACAAACAGAGGGAACAAAATCCGGAGTACTGGAGTTCACTGACGCCTCACCTGTAAGCAAAACACGTTTGTTTACCAGCTAACTCTAATGTTAGCTAACGTTAACATCAGCTAATACTCTGTTAAAAGGTCACGGCGTTATGACgtaattatatatattttccaTTTACTGTTCATCAAACTGTTTTCTAGTTTTATGAAGGTGTAGTTAGAACTTACCTGATATGAAGCCGGCGCTGCAAACGCGAGCATTTCTGACGGTATCTTCCTTCCGTCCAGTCAGCTGGTCTGATAGCCTGCAGCCACAGACGCCTCCGGATGCTCTGATGGTCGGGGTCCTGTCGGAACTCTGTGGAACTTCAGTTCATTTTAAGGCTGctgataactttatttttagaaCGGAGTTTCGCTAACGCTGAGTAGATGGAGCAAAGAGCCACTTGCGTTGCCGAAATGCGCGCGCATATCTTTGATGACGTAAATGGGTCTTCAGTGGATTCCCCTTTGCTGCTCGGGAGTGGGGATTCCCCTAGAGCCGTACGTCGAAGCTTTGTGACGTCATTGGCTCTGATCTGAATCGATATACACGTCTCACCCGGGCTCACCACAGTTAATATGAGATAGAGTGATTGAATTCCTACCTATAGGCTCTTTCGACTACTCTGGGTTAAACgttttatacattttcattgttttattttactgaagcCAAGCTATCGTAAAGAACGGGTGAGACATGTCAGCTAACATAGACTGCCAGGGCTCGTTTCCCTACGGAGTCAGGAGTTTCGTAGAGTGTGTGAGTAGAGCTGTGGTTCTGTCGAAACCAACAAACCTACGAGAATTTTTATCAGAGTATATGACAGAACTGATTGAATTCCGTGACTGTCAGCATGAAACAGATCCCAAGATTGTTGCCTTCAAGTTTCAACAGCAATGGGAGGAAAAGTTCTGGGTAAACTACGCTAAAACAATCCCCAGCCCATCAAGTCAACAATCAGAATCTGTagacaaaaaaggaaatgtgCTTCAAATACAAGTAAAAGCCCAAGACAAAGTCCCCGGGGTTGAGAAGAAAAAGGTTTCAACTCCTGTAACTGCACAGGCATCAAAATCCAAGACTTTGAATCTGCCCTCCAAAATCTTGAAAGGTACCACAATAGAAAGACCAGAGCAAATTTTAACAGAAACCAAGAAGAAGGTATCATTTACTCCTACTGcatcagtcccaaaatcgaCAGTCCCTCTGTCCTCCAAGCTTTCAGAGAAATCGATGGACGTCACACAAAAAATTACAGAGAGACCCAAGACCAAGGTTACCCTGTCTGAGAAGGTTTCAACACCTTTGACTGGATCAGGGCCAAAATTGACAGTCCCTCTGTCCTCCAAGCTTTCAGGGAAATCAACTGACATTACACAAAAAATTACAGAGGGACCCAAGATCAAGATTACCCTGCCTCAGAAGGTTTCAACACCTTCGACTGGATCAGGGCCAAAATCGACGGTCCCTCTGTCCTCCAAGCTTTCAGAGAAATCGACGGACGTTACACAAAAAATTGCAGAGAGACCCAAGATCAAGATTACCCTGCCTCAGAAGGTTTCAACACCTTCGACTGGATCAGGGCCAAAATCGACAGTCCCTCCGTCCTCCacaattttaaagaattttacaGACAATGCACATAATAAAGCCCAGACCAAAGTGAGCCGGATCCAGACCAAGGTTTCTACACCTGAGACTAGATCAGAGCCAACATCTGAGTCAGTCAGTCGACCACCAGGGAGgccaaaacagacaaaagagaAGCAGCCCAAAATGGAATCCGGTCAGCCTAAAGTAAAAAAGGAGCCTTGGGTCGACATCAGAATGCCACCACCCCCAAAACCAAAATTAGGAAACAAGAAAATCGAAGACCAAATCAGCACCTGCCCCCCACTCGTTCACCACCCCACCTGTCCTGTCCACAACTTTCCCTTAATACCTATTACTGTTGTTATTCCCCGTCGCATGGTGGCCAGGacacaacattaaaatgacCCAAATCACTCATTTCTTGAGTAGCCACAGGactaaatttcaaaatttcaaacaaatgggcaaaaatgggacaaaactgCAAAAGGTGGCaatgaaattttcaaaaaatcgggaaaaagtggcatccaACGGCAAAAGGGAAACCAAGTGAGTGGAAATGGggacaaaaaaagcagaaagggcaaaaacatgacaaaagcggtcaaaaaaaaaaaagccaaaaaagttgcaacaaaaagtgtcaaaatgggaaaaagctgGGAAAAAGTGGCACCCAACACAAAAGGCGATTCAGTTGCCACAAAGCAGcggacaaaaaaataaaactgtgaaaaagggcaaaaacgggacaaaagcggcaaaaagaagtggtcaaaatgggcaaaaaccaggaaaacagcagcaccCAACGGAAAAGGTCGCCGAAATGGACGAAAAGCGACACAAAACAGCGACAAGACAGGGCCCCAAacaatcacaaaagagccacacgccGAGCACCACCGATCCACACCAACACCAGCCCCCCACAAGACCCCTGTCTTTTTAGaatgtgatgatgtcatttctTTGATGCTTCTCTGAGTTCTATTTAGACAGTGATGACgtcattttgtttctgtgatgaGGCTTTGAAGTAAATCTAGAATGTGATGATGTCGTTTCTTTTCTGTGATGTGGCTTTGAAATAAATTTAGAACgtgaaaaaaaggaagaaaaaaaatcagtatgtTAAATGGCATATCAATGCACAACCAACACTCCAATTACTCATCAAACACAGCAGCACGAACATTTTAATCCCGTCTttgtctccttgatgaaaaccaAATATGAACTCATTGAGAAGCAAACCCTGGTCCTCTGAGTTACACCTATGCTACCGCTAAGCTAATGGATTAGCTGATGGCATAGGTCTAGTTTATGTACAAACCAAAGAAAACACTTGaat is a window of Cheilinus undulatus linkage group 6, ASM1832078v1, whole genome shotgun sequence DNA encoding:
- the LOC121510808 gene encoding mucin-17-like — its product is MSANIDCQGSFPYGVRSFVECVSRAVVLSKPTNLREFLSEYMTELIEFRDCQHETDPKIVAFKFQQQWEEKFWVNYAKTIPSPSSQQSESVDKKGNVLQIQVKAQDKVPGVEKKKVSTPVTAQASKSKTLNLPSKILKGTTIERPEQILTETKKKVSFTPTASVPKSTVPLSSKLSEKSMDVTQKITERPKTKVTLSEKVSTPLTGSGPKLTVPLSSKLSGKSTDITQKITEGPKIKITLPQKVSTPSTGSGPKSTVPLSSKLSEKSTDVTQKIAERPKIKITLPQKVSTPSTGSGPKSTVPPSSTILKNFTDNAHNKAQTKVSRIQTKVSTPETRSEPTSESVSRPPGRPKQTKEKQPKMESGQPKVKKEPWVDIRMPPPPKPKLGNKKIEDQISTCPPLVHHPTCPVHNFPLIPITVVIPRRMVARTQH